In one window of Pseudobdellovibrionaceae bacterium DNA:
- a CDS encoding type IV pilus twitching motility protein PilT, with protein MINLHQLLKATVKQGATDLHLVAGSAPALRVGGRLVRVKSADLTGEDVRRLCYSVLTDAQRSRFEERKELDFSFEVKNMARFRANLFFQKRGEVSGAFRRVPFQVPNIDELGLPKAVRDIANFPHGLVLVTGPTGSGKSTTIASIIDKINRETRGHIITLEDPIEYVHEHKSCIINQREIGADTENFKDALKYILRQDPDVCLIGELRDLETIESALTIAETGHLVFGTLHTNSAVQTISRIVSAFPAGQQERIRVQMSFVLNAIISQRLVPSMDSQIAVACELLVMNPSIRNLIRENKLHQVYGMMQVGQNKSHMQTLNQSLLNLTLKRRITIKDAFSFSPDPEELDGLMKKAGV; from the coding sequence ATGATAAATTTGCACCAGTTGTTGAAAGCAACTGTCAAGCAAGGTGCAACGGATTTGCATTTGGTGGCGGGCTCTGCTCCGGCGCTTAGAGTTGGCGGGCGATTGGTGCGCGTAAAGTCTGCAGATTTAACGGGCGAAGATGTTCGACGGCTTTGCTATTCGGTACTTACAGATGCTCAGAGAAGTCGCTTTGAAGAGCGAAAAGAGTTAGATTTTAGTTTTGAAGTAAAAAACATGGCCCGTTTTCGAGCCAACTTGTTTTTTCAAAAGCGAGGAGAGGTTTCAGGCGCCTTTAGGCGAGTGCCCTTTCAGGTTCCGAATATTGATGAACTGGGTCTGCCCAAGGCTGTGCGAGATATCGCTAACTTTCCTCACGGTTTGGTTTTGGTCACCGGCCCCACCGGAAGCGGAAAGTCCACAACTATTGCGTCCATTATTGACAAGATCAATCGAGAAACGCGGGGCCATATTATTACTCTTGAAGACCCCATTGAATATGTGCATGAACATAAAAGCTGCATAATCAACCAGCGTGAAATTGGTGCCGATACTGAAAATTTTAAAGATGCCCTGAAATATATTTTACGACAAGATCCAGATGTTTGTCTCATAGGAGAGCTACGAGATCTTGAGACCATAGAGTCTGCTTTAACTATTGCAGAAACAGGACATCTCGTTTTTGGAACGCTTCATACGAATTCAGCTGTGCAGACGATCAGCCGTATTGTCAGCGCGTTTCCGGCCGGCCAGCAAGAAAGAATTCGCGTGCAAATGAGTTTTGTGCTCAATGCGATTATTAGTCAACGCCTTGTTCCTTCAATGGATTCGCAAATAGCCGTGGCTTGTGAGCTTCTTGTAATGAATCCAAGTATTCGAAACCTCATTCGAGAAAATAAACTGCATCAAGTTTACGGTATGATGCAAGTCGGGCAAAATAAAAGCCACATGCAGACCCTGAATCAATCGCTATTGAATCTTACTTTAAAAAGGCGAATTACAATTAAAGATGCATTTTCATTTTCACCAGATCCGGAAGAGCTTGATGGGTTAATGAAAAAGGCCGGCGTTTAA
- the pilB gene encoding type IV-A pilus assembly ATPase PilB: MAARKGLGELLVRENLISIDQLEQARKEQKKHGGRLSTSLVQLGYVKEKDLAAFMGQQYNLPTIDIDNFEIDTDVINLVPAHVCKKNTVIPVQRSGRSLVVAFADPSNIFVKDDLSLLTRLKIEVVVASETSIKNAINRYYGSTTATVDDIMSDFVGSEEADASGPSVSAQAELIDDQTGDNSPIVSFVNAMLAEAIKMRASDIHIEPYEKRFRIRYRIDGVLTERTQPPPGIANAISSRIKILSKMDIAERRRPQDGRLKVRLKNGQDVDFRVNSLPVLFGEKIVLRILDKSNLQVDLTKLGFEQEQLKVFQSALKMPQGLLLITGPTGSGKTTTIYSGLAELNKPEKNIQTAEDPVEFNLDGINQVQVNADIGFGFPEALRAFLRQDPEVIMVGEIRDLETALIAFKAASTGHLVVSTLHTNDSTSTVTRLIDMGVPNYMVAEATKVVIAQRLIKKICGYCIVDHSVTPEVLLDMGVPESELDEYNDLKRGEGCPNCNGTGLAGRMAIFEVLKVTTPVKEGIFKGLSPLELKRHAVAHDNMVTLRGSALLKLKAGMTSVEEVLNVTIGDEK; this comes from the coding sequence GTGGCAGCAAGGAAGGGCCTTGGCGAACTCTTAGTTCGAGAAAATTTAATTTCTATTGATCAGCTTGAACAAGCTCGTAAAGAGCAAAAAAAGCACGGTGGGCGATTGAGCACTTCGCTCGTGCAACTTGGATATGTCAAAGAAAAAGATCTCGCAGCCTTCATGGGGCAGCAATACAATTTACCGACCATCGATATTGATAACTTTGAAATCGACACTGATGTTATCAATTTAGTTCCGGCACATGTTTGCAAAAAAAATACGGTGATACCCGTACAGCGATCGGGGCGAAGTTTAGTTGTGGCGTTTGCCGATCCCAGCAATATTTTTGTAAAAGACGATTTAAGTTTACTAACTCGATTAAAAATTGAAGTGGTCGTCGCCTCAGAAACTTCGATTAAAAATGCAATCAATAGATACTACGGTAGCACGACGGCCACTGTCGATGACATCATGTCAGACTTTGTGGGATCTGAAGAAGCGGATGCTTCAGGGCCCTCGGTATCGGCGCAGGCCGAACTCATAGATGACCAAACGGGTGACAATAGCCCCATTGTCAGTTTTGTAAATGCCATGTTGGCTGAAGCCATTAAAATGCGGGCATCGGATATTCACATTGAGCCCTACGAGAAAAGATTTAGAATTCGGTATCGAATTGATGGTGTATTAACAGAGCGAACTCAACCCCCTCCGGGTATTGCTAATGCCATTTCTAGTCGGATCAAAATTTTAAGTAAAATGGACATTGCAGAACGTCGTCGCCCGCAGGATGGACGCCTAAAAGTACGTCTTAAAAATGGTCAAGATGTGGATTTTCGTGTGAACAGTTTGCCTGTTTTATTTGGTGAGAAAATCGTACTTCGGATTTTAGATAAATCAAATTTGCAGGTGGACTTGACTAAACTTGGTTTTGAGCAAGAACAGCTTAAGGTTTTTCAAAGTGCATTAAAAATGCCGCAGGGATTGTTGTTAATTACCGGCCCCACGGGAAGTGGTAAAACAACAACTATTTATTCAGGATTGGCTGAGTTAAATAAGCCAGAAAAAAACATCCAAACAGCAGAAGATCCGGTGGAGTTTAACTTGGATGGAATCAACCAAGTGCAGGTCAATGCAGACATTGGATTTGGGTTTCCTGAGGCATTAAGAGCGTTTTTGCGGCAAGACCCCGAGGTGATTATGGTGGGGGAGATTCGGGATCTTGAAACAGCCCTTATTGCCTTTAAGGCGGCCTCAACGGGTCACTTAGTGGTGAGCACATTACACACGAATGATTCCACTTCAACGGTGACACGTCTCATTGATATGGGAGTGCCCAACTATATGGTGGCCGAAGCGACAAAGGTTGTTATAGCTCAGCGCCTCATTAAGAAAATATGTGGATACTGTATTGTTGATCACTCTGTGACGCCTGAAGTATTGTTAGATATGGGTGTCCCGGAAAGCGAGCTGGATGAGTATAACGATCTAAAGCGCGGCGAAGGTTGCCCCAATTGTAACGGTACGGGTCTGGCAGGTCGAATGGCGATTTTTGAAGTTTTGAAAGTAACAACTCCGGTAAAAGAGGGTATTTTTAAAGGTCTTTCGCCCCTAGAACTGAAGCGTCATGCTGTAGCTCACGATAATATGGTGACACTACGAGGATCAGCGTTGTTGAAGTTGAAAGCGGGCATGACGAGTGTTGAAGAAGTGTTGAACGTAACCATCGGGGATGAGAAATGA
- a CDS encoding bifunctional riboflavin kinase/FAD synthetase, protein MQTFNGTQSIKTPIPGSVVTLGNFDGVHLGHRELISKAVASARSLGVPAVVFTFDPHPIQVLAPDRPFRRLFAIDDLKNVLPELGVDVLVVEPFTHEFARQAAERFFEESLWAKLQPKQIVVGPDFAFGRDRSGDVGALTKFGTPLGVDVRVVPSVTLDGEAVSSSRIRQALVRGEVAEASRLLGRPFYVVGDVTSGAQRGRSLGFPTANIVPSNHTLSPRSGVYATKLCFGDQCYPSVTNIGINPTFQTSENLQPLSIETHILDKDMNLYGKTVKIMFYSFLREEKKFSSVEALMQQIEGDIEVARELLKTL, encoded by the coding sequence ATGCAAACATTTAATGGAACTCAAAGCATAAAAACCCCGATTCCGGGGTCAGTGGTCACCCTTGGCAATTTTGATGGGGTTCATTTGGGGCACCGGGAGCTTATTTCAAAGGCTGTGGCTTCGGCCAGAAGCCTTGGAGTGCCGGCGGTGGTTTTTACCTTTGACCCCCATCCTATTCAGGTTTTGGCGCCGGATAGGCCCTTTCGCAGGCTTTTTGCCATAGATGATCTAAAAAATGTGTTGCCCGAATTGGGGGTGGACGTTTTGGTTGTTGAGCCGTTCACCCATGAGTTTGCGCGACAGGCCGCCGAGAGGTTTTTTGAAGAGTCTCTTTGGGCAAAGCTTCAGCCAAAACAAATCGTCGTGGGGCCGGATTTTGCCTTCGGCCGAGATCGTTCGGGTGACGTCGGTGCCCTGACCAAATTTGGGACCCCATTGGGGGTAGATGTGCGGGTTGTGCCTTCTGTGACGTTAGATGGTGAGGCTGTTTCAAGCAGCCGAATTCGGCAGGCCCTAGTGAGAGGCGAAGTGGCGGAGGCATCCAGATTGTTGGGGCGGCCTTTTTATGTGGTGGGCGATGTGACATCCGGTGCTCAAAGAGGGCGATCACTCGGGTTTCCTACGGCCAATATTGTTCCGTCAAATCATACATTGTCACCGCGTTCGGGCGTGTATGCCACGAAACTTTGCTTCGGTGATCAGTGCTATCCGTCAGTGACCAACATCGGAATCAATCCCACCTTTCAGACGTCTGAAAATTTGCAACCATTGTCTATTGAGACTCATATTTTAGATAAAGATATGAATCTTTATGGGAAAACTGTGAAGATCATGTTTTACTCTTTCTTAAGAGAAGAAAAAAAATTTTCCTCTGTGGAAGCGCTTATGCAACAAATTGAAGGCGACATTGAGGTGGCCAGGGAGTTGTTAAAGACACTATGA
- a CDS encoding CHASE2 domain-containing protein — MKTLKQQLLRSIEQLKALVGRKKDLWLRAGLCLATGLALVMAEHDDGYDLRFQLRGPQKIDNNILLISVPQDDWLNLLGRKQSWIRPLRELVQLSDSFYWEPDLWHHFLETLLAQDPKAIGISFYFGNETRETYTETYHSEVFDNPRVIWASRLDRDGRLLYSAFSGSLGQGTGLNELMTDNDGVFRRFVSPLVQIRHLALRLTDLVSPAQDSTTPWLAGVERVINFRGPRGTYPQLTIQQIIDGDFSVEQLRGKIILIGGTNDEDHQLLTPLGKMSDTEALANIVDSLKNDRWIERLPLEWSLILLFAILLLSIRIMNSYPQSVALVLFFWLGMAFTVFSVWLFDTYNFWIPTTPVLVQLGVTYIVFLSYQLTVSDYEKWQLELETNKLLEVEQLKQNFVSLFSHDLKTPLAKIQAICDRLLSQPLDTKIGQDIQSLRDESVELHHYIQNILKLSRVEAREFRLNRNAEDLNEIVETVSQKLAPLAAAKSITLQLRLEPLFLIDIDGQLLLEVILNLVENAIKYTPEDGHVIISTSEVDQQVVLVVEDDGPGIPEREQNRVFEKFYRTSREVDTTKGSGLGLYLVKFFVELHGGSVFLECPETGGTKIGFSLPVDVEAEEKEQFDEQ; from the coding sequence GTGAAAACTCTCAAACAACAGCTTCTACGCTCGATCGAGCAACTCAAGGCCCTTGTTGGCAGAAAAAAAGACCTTTGGCTTCGTGCCGGTCTTTGCTTGGCCACGGGCTTAGCGCTCGTCATGGCCGAACACGATGACGGTTATGATTTGCGCTTTCAACTGCGCGGACCACAAAAAATAGATAACAACATTTTATTAATTTCAGTGCCGCAGGATGATTGGCTCAACTTACTTGGCCGCAAACAATCTTGGATTCGACCGCTTCGTGAATTGGTTCAGTTGAGCGATAGCTTTTATTGGGAGCCCGATCTTTGGCACCATTTTTTAGAAACTTTGCTCGCACAAGACCCAAAAGCCATTGGGATATCTTTTTACTTTGGCAATGAGACCCGCGAAACTTACACAGAAACCTATCACAGTGAGGTCTTCGATAACCCCCGAGTGATTTGGGCCTCCCGCCTAGATCGCGACGGCCGCCTTTTGTATTCAGCGTTTTCAGGATCCCTCGGACAGGGCACGGGCCTCAATGAGTTGATGACTGATAACGATGGCGTATTTCGACGGTTTGTCTCTCCCCTGGTGCAAATCAGACACTTAGCTCTTCGCCTCACCGATTTAGTTAGCCCCGCCCAAGACTCTACTACGCCATGGCTTGCGGGCGTGGAGCGGGTTATAAACTTTCGTGGCCCGCGCGGAACCTACCCCCAACTCACCATTCAGCAGATCATTGACGGCGACTTCTCCGTTGAACAACTGCGCGGAAAAATCATTCTCATTGGGGGCACAAATGATGAAGATCACCAGCTTCTTACCCCACTAGGAAAAATGTCTGACACCGAAGCCTTAGCCAATATAGTCGATAGCTTAAAAAATGACCGATGGATTGAACGCCTGCCCCTTGAGTGGTCGTTGATTTTGTTGTTTGCCATTCTTTTGCTCAGTATTCGCATTATGAACTCTTATCCGCAGTCAGTGGCACTGGTGCTGTTTTTTTGGCTGGGCATGGCTTTTACGGTTTTTTCAGTTTGGCTTTTTGACACTTATAATTTCTGGATCCCAACCACCCCGGTGCTGGTTCAATTGGGTGTGACTTATATTGTGTTTTTGAGCTACCAATTGACTGTTTCTGACTATGAAAAATGGCAATTGGAACTGGAGACGAACAAGCTTCTCGAAGTGGAACAATTAAAACAAAACTTTGTTAGCCTCTTTAGCCATGACCTAAAGACGCCCCTTGCAAAAATTCAAGCCATTTGTGACCGCCTCCTCTCGCAGCCCCTAGATACAAAAATTGGCCAAGACATTCAGAGTTTGAGAGACGAAAGCGTTGAACTACACCACTATATTCAGAATATTTTGAAGCTCAGTCGTGTTGAAGCCCGGGAATTTCGCCTCAATCGTAACGCAGAAGACCTTAACGAGATTGTCGAAACGGTCAGCCAAAAGCTTGCGCCGCTTGCTGCTGCAAAGTCGATTACCCTGCAACTTCGCCTGGAGCCCTTATTTCTCATTGATATTGATGGGCAATTATTGCTAGAGGTCATCTTGAATCTTGTTGAGAATGCGATTAAGTACACGCCTGAAGATGGTCATGTGATTATTTCAACTTCAGAGGTGGATCAGCAAGTGGTCCTTGTGGTTGAAGACGACGGCCCAGGAATCCCAGAAAGGGAGCAAAACCGAGTCTTTGAAAAATTCTATCGAACATCCCGCGAGGTGGATACCACAAAGGGTTCGGGATTGGGCTTATACCTAGTTAAATTTTTTGTAGAATTGCATGGTGGATCTGTGTTTTTAGAATGCCCCGAAACAGGTGGCACAAAAATTGGCTTTAGCTTACCCGTAGATGTGGAAGCTGAAGAAAAGGAGCAGTTTGATGAGCAATAA
- a CDS encoding sigma-54-dependent Fis family transcriptional regulator, translated as MSNKLSVLIVDDEEQLRKSVASILISTLPEYEFEIVEAENGRRALEATQQKSFDLVLMDVRMPEMSGLEALEKIKETDPRIFVVIMTAHSNLNDAVTAIKYGAYDYLEKPVEPEKLTELVKRALETRQMVSDLAISNPIFDDDIDSEFVGSSQKMRDIFQLINKLSQVDTTVLIRGENGTGKELVAKAIHYNSPRKHGKFVAINCGAIPENLLESELFGHEKGAFTGAHERKIGKFQLANNGTIFLDEVGELRPEMQVKLLRVLQERKFMPVGSNREVKTNARVVAATNQNLEKMIEEGTFREDFFYRLNVMPIFMPPLRDRLDDLDGLAQYFVKKFAKLQTSVIRGIDSDALDALKRYDWPGNIRELENTIERAFIMESSSSITLSSLPEAIQDKAKDKVKIDIPKEYSGPMDFDRFKEVTEKEFIENALRANQGRINKTVAHANIPKNTLLRKIKKYGIDVKQFVTGRE; from the coding sequence ATGAGCAATAAGCTTAGTGTGTTAATCGTGGATGATGAAGAGCAACTTCGAAAGAGCGTGGCTTCAATCTTGATTTCCACACTGCCAGAATATGAATTTGAAATTGTTGAGGCCGAAAATGGACGTAGAGCCCTTGAGGCCACTCAACAGAAAAGTTTTGATTTGGTTCTAATGGACGTCAGAATGCCCGAAATGAGCGGCCTTGAGGCCCTTGAGAAAATTAAAGAAACAGATCCAAGAATCTTTGTGGTGATAATGACCGCGCACAGTAACCTCAATGATGCTGTGACAGCCATTAAATATGGCGCCTATGACTATCTTGAAAAGCCGGTTGAACCAGAGAAGCTCACAGAATTAGTAAAGCGGGCCCTTGAGACTCGGCAAATGGTGTCTGATCTTGCGATATCAAACCCGATTTTTGATGACGACATTGACAGTGAATTTGTCGGTTCATCGCAAAAAATGCGCGACATTTTCCAGCTCATCAATAAACTTTCACAAGTAGATACCACAGTTTTAATTCGCGGTGAAAATGGTACTGGCAAGGAGCTAGTTGCAAAAGCGATTCACTACAATAGCCCGAGAAAACATGGAAAATTTGTCGCCATCAACTGTGGAGCAATTCCAGAAAATCTGCTTGAAAGTGAACTCTTTGGACACGAAAAAGGAGCTTTTACGGGTGCTCATGAACGAAAAATTGGTAAATTTCAGCTGGCAAATAATGGAACTATTTTTCTGGACGAAGTGGGCGAACTTCGACCGGAGATGCAGGTAAAACTACTCAGAGTTCTGCAAGAACGAAAGTTTATGCCTGTAGGAAGTAATCGAGAAGTCAAAACCAACGCTCGCGTTGTGGCGGCAACTAATCAAAATTTGGAGAAAATGATTGAAGAGGGAACTTTTCGAGAAGACTTCTTCTATCGCCTTAATGTGATGCCTATTTTTATGCCGCCCCTTCGAGACCGCCTGGATGACCTCGATGGTTTGGCACAATATTTTGTAAAGAAATTTGCCAAACTACAGACTTCTGTCATTCGGGGAATCGACTCCGATGCCCTAGATGCTCTTAAACGCTACGATTGGCCTGGAAACATTCGCGAGCTTGAAAACACCATCGAACGAGCCTTTATTATGGAATCATCGTCGAGCATAACCCTCTCTAGCCTGCCAGAGGCCATTCAAGATAAAGCCAAAGACAAGGTGAAAATAGATATTCCAAAAGAATATTCAGGTCCCATGGATTTTGATCGATTTAAGGAAGTCACAGAAAAAGAATTTATTGAAAATGCTTTGCGGGCCAATCAGGGTCGAATCAATAAGACCGTGGCCCATGCCAATATCCCAAAAAACACATTGCTTCGTAAGATTAAAAAATACGGCATCGATGTGAAGCAGTTTGTTACTGGACGAGAGTAG
- a CDS encoding response regulator — protein sequence MFPQDSKILVVEDSESLLRLIGEILNAEGYGNVHLAKDGSEAIGQLTMAAKVGEPFNLVITDITMPNLGGMELLDACRESNNLKNTPFMMITSDNSKNTVVQAVIKGVIGYIVKPIEREDFMNKMREAYERLMGSVG from the coding sequence ATGTTTCCACAAGATTCTAAAATATTGGTTGTTGAAGACTCTGAGTCACTCCTTCGACTGATCGGCGAAATTTTAAACGCAGAAGGCTATGGCAATGTACACTTGGCTAAAGACGGCAGCGAAGCCATTGGCCAACTGACTATGGCGGCCAAGGTTGGCGAGCCATTTAACCTGGTTATTACTGATATCACCATGCCCAACTTAGGCGGTATGGAACTCTTGGACGCTTGTCGAGAATCTAATAATCTTAAAAACACACCCTTTATGATGATCACCTCAGACAATTCAAAAAACACCGTGGTTCAAGCCGTCATCAAAGGCGTGATTGGCTACATCGTGAAACCCATTGAGCGTGAAGACTTTATGAACAAAATGCGAGAAGCCTATGAACGCCTGATGGGTTCAGTGGGATAA
- a CDS encoding glycosyltransferase family 9 protein encodes MVNLILQTAYLGDLLLSIPLMREFRKLYPDHKLILGCRAGFEEPFLAAGLVDEVISVNKTNSPSVRAFRKKLLKYEYDVVLSPHESMRSGLLVQSLKANKKVGFKKWWNAWIFDSRVERPMQRPDALRQLQLLAPLNSNWNEILGEVSVLNITDNNTVGPWPSGSVPTWSQMRIDHLLPEFQSAHAGATFLSPGSVWPTKRWGFNKFVELGKRLSEEGRQIIVTGGRDERALCESVQKQIPGALLWAGEKSLLESLQEFRFGSLMVTNDSGAMHMAACVGLPVVSVFGPTTLSLGYRPWQEQAIVVQKDLSCRPCGRHGSKKCPIGTHDCMKQISVDSVLDAAKTLSH; translated from the coding sequence GTGGTTAACCTCATCTTACAAACAGCCTATCTCGGAGACCTCCTTCTCAGCATCCCTTTGATGCGTGAGTTTCGAAAACTATATCCAGATCATAAATTAATATTAGGCTGTCGTGCCGGTTTTGAAGAGCCGTTTCTTGCAGCGGGGCTTGTTGATGAAGTGATTTCAGTCAACAAAACCAATTCGCCATCGGTGCGGGCATTTCGTAAAAAACTGTTAAAATACGAGTATGATGTGGTGCTCAGTCCCCACGAAAGTATGCGCTCCGGTTTGCTGGTGCAGTCACTGAAGGCTAACAAAAAGGTAGGCTTTAAAAAATGGTGGAATGCATGGATTTTCGACTCTCGTGTGGAGCGTCCCATGCAGCGGCCTGATGCCCTAAGGCAGTTGCAGCTGTTGGCTCCATTGAATTCAAACTGGAATGAGATATTAGGTGAGGTCAGTGTTTTAAATATCACCGACAACAACACCGTCGGGCCGTGGCCGTCGGGAAGTGTGCCGACCTGGAGCCAAATGCGCATTGATCATCTTTTGCCCGAGTTTCAATCGGCGCACGCCGGAGCCACGTTTTTATCTCCTGGCAGTGTGTGGCCCACAAAACGTTGGGGGTTTAATAAATTTGTAGAATTGGGGAAGCGCCTTTCAGAAGAAGGTCGTCAAATCATTGTGACCGGTGGCCGGGATGAGCGGGCCCTTTGCGAGAGCGTTCAAAAACAGATCCCAGGAGCCCTGCTTTGGGCCGGTGAAAAATCTTTACTTGAGTCATTGCAGGAATTTCGGTTTGGCAGCCTGATGGTGACAAATGACAGTGGTGCCATGCACATGGCAGCCTGCGTGGGTTTGCCAGTGGTTTCGGTGTTTGGGCCGACCACGTTAAGTTTGGGTTATCGTCCGTGGCAAGAGCAGGCCATTGTTGTTCAGAAAGATTTAAGCTGTCGCCCCTGTGGCCGGCATGGCAGTAAGAAATGTCCTATTGGTACCCATGATTGTATGAAGCAAATCTCTGTGGACAGTGTATTGGATGCGGCAAAGACCTTATCCCACTGA